From a single Apium graveolens cultivar Ventura chromosome 2, ASM990537v1, whole genome shotgun sequence genomic region:
- the LOC141704973 gene encoding uncharacterized protein LOC141704973, which produces MKVNSLMVTGEREWNQDLIKDIFNGRDANLILSIPLSNSDADSWFWNNEKLGLYTVKSAYGILTEHNHQPNSGDNSSTWKKLWNLKLPPKIKTFMWRALSGSPAKACWVYAGYVFNFQPCTNFFDWFRMAVGVYKIEDQQWIGSICWSIWRNRNAIVWNKKGEEFVQIVESARHIFNQWRYAQDKSFDISLGFMTQADGNERWTKPNVGELKINVDAACFTDSNKYSFAFLVRDSQGNVVEAQTKCKQGQVDPEIAEAMGIREALSWVKEKKVGNVVVESDCLVAIQAIRCSNITLSYFGRMVDDCKAMLSQLKQYNVVLNFVKRSANKVAHELVRHSSSIADRNWSGGDVHQLFSSVLYDDLKV; this is translated from the exons ATGAAGGTTAATTCTTTAATGGTCACTGGCGAGAGAGAATGGAACCAGGATTTGATTAAGGATATCTTTAACGGCAGAGACGCCAACTTAATTCTTTCTATACCTTTAAGCAATAGTGATGCGGACTCATGGTTTTGGAATAATGAAAAGCTGGGTTTATATACAGTAAAGAGTGCGTATGGCATTCTTACAGAGCATAACCATCAACCGAACTCAGGGGATAACTCGAGTACTTGGAAAAAGCTGTGGAATTTGAAGTTACCTCCAAAGATTAAAACTTTTATGTGGAGAGCTCTGTCTG GTAGTCCTGCCAAAGCCTGTTGGGTGTACGCAGGGTATGTGTTCAATTTTCAGCCTTGTACGAATTTTTTTGATTGGTTCAGGATGGCTGTTGGTGTGTATAAGATTGAAGATCAGCAATGGATAGGATCAATATGCTGGTCAATCTGGCGTAACAGAAATGCAATAGTCTGGAATAAAAAAGGTGAGGAGTTTGTTCAAATTGTAGAATCAGCAAGGCATATTTTTAATCAGTGGAGATACGCTCAAGACAAGTCATTTGATATTTCTCTTGGGTTCATGACTCAAGCGGATGGCAACGAGCGTTGGACGAAACCAAACGTAGGAGAATTAAAAATCAATGTTGATGCTGCATGTTTCACAGACTCTAACAAATACAGCTTTGCCTTTCTAGTTCGAGATAGTCAGGGGAATGTGGTTGAGGCTCAAACAAAGTGCAAGCAAGGCCAGGTGGATCCAGAAATAGCAGAAGCCATGGGAATCAGGGAAGCGTTGAGCTGGGTGAAGGAGAAGAAGGTGGGAAACGTGGTGGTGGAGTCAGATTGCTTGGTTGCTATCCAGGCAATTAGATGTTCGAATATCACTTTATCTTACTTTGGCCGTATGGTTGATGATTGTAAGGCCATGCTGTCTCAACTTAAACAATACAATGTGGTGTTAAATTTTGTTAAGCGATCTGCGAACAAGGTGGCTCATGAATTAGTGAGACATTCGAGTTCTATAGCTGATCGTAATTGGAGTGGTGGGGATGTCCATCAACTCTTTAGTTCTGTCTTGTATGATGATTTGAAAGTTTAA
- the LOC141706452 gene encoding cytochrome P450 71A9-like, whose product MEAFLLLLLTIFLPLAILLFVSRTYKINNRPPGPSGLPLIGNMHQFDSVNTHIYLYNLSQKYGPLVSLQLGSVQTLVISSASAAREVFKNHDFCFSSRPTLVGAQRVTYNCIEIIFGRYSEYWRDMRKITTLHLFSSKRSQSFQPVREQEVAGMVKTIRDRAAAASNIVNLSEIVMSLTSSVIFKVAFGRIYDDDEENGAAKDNKMKSFHWLLAETQSIVSTFFLTDYFPVMGHLIDRLSGTWSRAQKRSKGLDDFYQKLIDESPPTSTESTQDRSFLDILLRMRKDSSDFTLDHVKAMLTDIIVAGADTSAAAVDWTMTFLIKNPTKMKKVQQEVRDLVGKKGFVDENDVQELVYLKAVVKETMRLHPPAPLLIPHETIDKCVISGYQIDAKTRVYINVYAIGRDPECYENPQEFLPERFLNSSIDFKGQHFELMPFGAGRRMCPGMSMGVATTELTLANLLYSFNWKLPPGKKMEDIDMASLPGVVVQRKNDLCLVPEIVN is encoded by the exons ATGGAAGCCTTTCTTCTTCTGCTTCTCACAATTTTTCTTCCTCTAGCAATTTTGCTTTTCGTAAGCAGAACTTACAAGATCAATAACCGGCCACCAGGTCCTAGTGGCCTCCCGTTGATCGGAAACATGCACCAGTTTGACAGCGTAAACACTCACATCTACTTGTACAATCTTTCTCAAAAATACGGCCCTCTCGTGTCGTTGCAATTAGGGTCTGTTCAAACTCTAGTCATTTCCTCAGCTAGTGCAGCCAGAGAGGTTTTTAAAAACCATGATTTTTGTTTTTCGAGTAGGCCAACTTTAGTTGGTGCACAGAGAGTAACTTACAACTGCATTGAGATTATATTTGGACGCTATAGTGAGTACTGGAGGGACATGAGAAAAATAACTACTCTTCATCTTTTTAGTTCCAAAAGGTCTCAGTCTTTTCAACCCGTTCGTGAACAAGAAGTTGCAGGAATGGTCAAAACTATACGCGATAGAGCTGCTGCAGCTTCTAATATCGTAAATTTGAGTGAAATTGTTATGAGTCTGACAAGCTCAGTAATATTTAAAGTTGCTTTTGGTAGAATatatgatgatgatgaagaaaatgGTGCAGCCAAGGATAATAAAATGAAGTCTTTTCATTGGCTACTTGCTGAAACTCAGTCGATTGTTTCGACTTTCTTTCTTACAGATTATTTTCCTGTAATGGGTCATTTGATTGATAGGCTTAGTGGTACATGGTCTCGGGCGCAGAAGAGGTCTAAAGGTTTAGATGATTTTTATCAGAAACTCATTGATGAATCTCCCCCTACATCAACTGAATCTACCCAAGACCGCAGCTTCCTCGACATCTTACTCCGGATGAGAAAGGATTCTTCTGATTTTACGTTGGATCATGTCAAAGCAATGTTGACG GATATTATAGTTGCAGGAGCGGATACAAGTGCAGCAGCTGTAGACTGGACCATGACTTTTTTAATCAAGAATCCCACAAAGATGAAGAAAGTACAACAAGAGGTCAGAGACTTAGTTGGAAAGAAAGGATTTGTAGACGAAAACGATGTCCAAGAGCTTGTTTATCTCAAAGCAGTAGTGAAGGAGACAATGAGATTGCACCCTCCTGCTCCACTTCTTATTCCTCATGAAACCATTGATAAATGTGTGATAAGTGGCTATCAAATTGATGCTAAAACACGCGTTTACATCAATGTTTATGCTATAGGAAGGGATCCTGAATGTTATGAAAATCCTCAAGAGTTTTTACCGGAAAGATTTCTGAATAGTAGCATTGATTTTAAAGGCCAGCATTTCGAGCTGATGCCATTTGGAGCAGGACGGAGAATGTGTCCAGGGATGTCAATGGGAGTGGCTACGACGGAGCTAACACTAGCTAATCTTCTCTACTCGTTTAACTGGAAATTGCCTCCCGGTAAGAAGATGGAAGATATTGATATGGCTAGTCTGCCTGGTGTAGTAGTGCAGAGGAAGAATGATCTCTGTCTTGTACCAGAAATTGTGAACTAA